One Gopherus evgoodei ecotype Sinaloan lineage chromosome 1, rGopEvg1_v1.p, whole genome shotgun sequence genomic window, CTACCCAGTTTTGAACCAGAAAGTATGGTCAAAAAGGGGATCTGGTGGTGTCCAGTTGCTGCAGTGTGGGGGAGGCTTTGGGTTATTAATTCATGTCACCCCTGATCATCCTGAGCTGCAAGAGCGCATGTCTCAGACCCGGAGCAGAGGGAGCACAgtctgggcagggagggaggtggagacaaTCTAGAGAGttatgagggaggggaagagaggagaaaacGACGAGGTGAGTCCCTCGGCCTTGATGGACTAGGCTACTCAGATGGAGGGGAATTGGGGaaggagatggggcagaggggaggcctTGGTGGAAGAAACAGGGTAGGAAGCAAAGTCTCAATATTTCATTTACTAGCACTTGTAAAGTGGAAACCATATGAGCTGTACAAGACAAATTCCCCAGTTTATCATGCTGACAAAGCACAGTACGGTCAGGAAAGGATTTAATGTCTCTTTGACTGTCCAGTAACTGATTCAGAAAGAGGGTCTGGCACCATGTCACCAGCCAGTGGACCTCAGTCTGAGAGTCAAAGCACAAGGAGAAAAATCTTTAGGTCCCTGTATGAGTAAAGAGTTGGAGCAGCCTGTTCCagatctgtttggtcctcaccccATAGATGATGGGATTTAGCATGGGGGGCACCAGGAGGTACACATTGGCAATGAGAATGTGTAAATGCAGGGCCAAATTGTGCCCAAACCGGTGcatgaggaaggagaagagagatggAATGTAAAAGATTAAGATGACACAGatgtgggagctgcaggtcccaaAAGTCTTCAGCCGagcatcctttgtggggaggctgaagatggccctgaggatctggatATAGGACACAGCGATAAAAAATACATCCAGACCGGTCACCAAATATGCCACAAAGAGGCCATAGTAACTACTAATGCGGATGTTTGtgcaggccagcttcaccacgGCTATGTGCTCACAGTAGGTGTGGgagatgatgttggttctgcaatatggccactgcCTAACCAGGAAGGGATAGGGCAGTACGAGCATGCTACCGCGCAACACCACAACCAGGATGATCTTGGCCACCATGGGGTTTGTCAGGATaatggaatgtctcaggggatcacagatggccacgtagcgatCCCAAGCCATGGCCACGAAAATCCCAGACTCCATcactgagaagcagtgaatgaagtacatctgggtgaggcaggcactgaaattgaTCTCCCtagaattgaaccagaagatgctcagcattttgggtaGAGTGGAAGTGGACAGGACCAGGTCGGtgatggccagcatgcagaggaaatagtacatgggctcatggggGCTCGTCTCCctcttcacaatgaacaggatggtgaagttccccaagatggctatggcatacatggtgcagaaggggatggagatccagacttgggccacctccaggccaggaatgcccagcaggatgaaggtggaggggttggtgaagttgGTTGTGTTGGAATCTAACATGTAGCAGGGGAGAAATTCCTGCATGTACTGTATGTCCTCTTGACTTTCTTTATGTGCCCAGGGTCTAGGATGATGGTCGCAGGACAAATGCCTGGATGGATACATAATGTTAATATGATACACTACATGCACCAcatctacagtagaaccttagagttacaaactgacccaTTATTCACAAATCTCATTGAAGCCATTATGCAATCAAAGAGCAGCggagccaaaacaaaaacaagaaaaaaaggcaaatacaggacacttattaaatgtaaataattaaatgtattaaatgtaaataattaaaacatgaaaggaacatttaaaaaatatttgagtaGGTAAGGAAGTAATGGAAAAGCTGGTATTGGAGTAGTTAAAAAAATAGTCTAGGAATATAATTCATTCAAGTCAGAAACATGGTTTATGGAAACAGGTCTTGTCAAATACAGCTGATTTCATCCTTTTATGAGATTTCATGTTTGGCTGATCAAGGGAACGGCACAGATGCAATAACATTTGATTTCTCTGAGATATTTGATTTATTAGGGGAAACTATTCAGATTAAAATATGAACACTATTCAATATCAGCAGTGCACATGTAAAAGGAactaaaaactggctaattgagAGATCTCAGAAAGCAGTTGTCAATAGGCTATTGTCAGTGAATAGGGTCGTttttagtggggttctgcagaaaTAAATTCTAGGCCTAATGCTATTCAAAGTTTTCATAAATGACGTGGAAGGAAATGGAAAATCACTGcagataaaatctgcagatgatccAAAGACTGACAGAGTGTTTACAACGagaaggccagggcaggcatACTGATTGATGTGGAGTGTTTGGTCGGCTGGGCccatgaggaaaaaaatgttttaatacacTCAAATGCAAAGTTATCCTTTTGGAACAGAGAATGCAGGCCTGATCGACAGACTAGGGCACTGTATTATGGAGTACAGAGACCCTGAAAAGGATTCAGGAGTCGTTGTGGACACCCAGCTCATCGTGAGCTCCCATCGCgatgctatggccaaaagggctgatgcgatccttggatgcatgCAGAGGGTGGGGTGAGTTGGAAAGCAGGGGAAGGACTTTACCTCTGCATGTGGCATTGGTTAAAATGACTGCATCCAATTCTGgggtccacatttcaaaaagaagGTTGAAAACTTGGAGAGGATTGAGaaaagagccacagaaatgatTGGAGACTGGAGAAAATGTCTCACAGAGTGGGAGTTATTTAAAGAGCTTCATCCACTTATGAAAAATATGATCAAACGGAGACTTTCATGGGGACTAATTGGCTTTGTAATCTAGAGAAGAAAGGCAGAGCaaggtccaatggctggaagctgaaaccagacaaattccaGCTGGAAAAAAAGGCCAAATGTTTAGCACTGATGgtgattaacctttggaacaaactgcgataggaagtggtggattctacaGTTCCCTGTGTCTGCAGACCCAGAGTGGATGCTTTCCTGGAAGATCTGCTTGAGGGctcatctacacttaaaacgctacagtggcactgtgtcataaacagatagctaagggttaacgtctctttcacctggaaagaagtaatctgaaacaactgaccagaggaccaatcaggaaaccagactttttcaggtctgggtggagggaaggttgtgtttgagtcctttgtttttgggtcttctgtctgtctctctctcggctatgagaggatttctgtttcctgctttctaatcttctgtttccaagttgtaagtacaaatatagtaaggcagtaaggtttctattgttttcttttgtatttacctgggtatagttgctggagtgttttgaattatattctttttgaataaggctgtttattcatatttcttttaagccattgaccctgtatttgtcaccttgatacagagagaccatttttatgtatttttctttctttttacataaagctttctttttaagacctgttggagtttttctttagtggggaactccagggaattgagtctgtgctcaccagggaattggtgggaggaagaagtcagggggaaatctgtgtgtgttagatttactagcctgactttgcattccctctgggtgaggggagagagagattagctctcggtacttctgttttccaaggctgggaacggggagggtggaatccctctgtttagattcacggagcttgcttctgtgtgtctctccaggaacacctggaggggggaagggaaaaggtttatttctctttgttgtgagactcaagggatttgggtcttggggtccccagggaagatttttggggggaccagagtgccccaaaacactctaattttttgggtggtggcagctttaccaggtccaagctggtaactaagcttggaggttttcatgctaacccccatattttggatgctaaggtccaaatctgggactaggtttatgatacgcTGCCATAGCACTTCTGTGTAAACAGAACCCCCTACGgttcctcacatctccttgtcaattgctggaaatgggccattttcattaccactacaaacagttctttttctctcctgctgataatagctcaccttaactgatcactttccttatagtgtgtatggtaacacccattggttcatgttccctgtgtatatatatatatatcatccttctgtattttccactacatgcatccgatgaaattggttttagctcacgaaaccttatgctcaaataaatgtgttcgtctctaaggtgccacaagtactcctgttcttcctgcggatacagactaacatggctgctactctgaaaaaagtACTCGTAGTGACGGCCAGGGATTTCCCATCAGCCTAGTTCATCCAGCTCTTGAggggtggtagctaggtcgatggaagtaTTCCTCCGTTGACCTCATGCTAACGCAGGGTTAGGTTGATACAGATACATCTCTGACGGATTTTTTTCTGTTGCACAAAAAGGTAATGCAATTTTCTTTTGCACTAGCAGAGGCAGAGcttgcaagtcacaggaggtgatagtactgctctactcggTGTTGGTTAGGCCTGAGCTGCAGTACGATGTTCAGTTCTATTCACGCCATATAGGAAGcttgtagagaaactggaaaggatccagaggtgagtgacaagGTTGATCAAGGGGATGGAATGCCAGCCATAAGGGCAAacactgaaggaactgggtatgcttAGCATGGAAAAGAGGAGTCTTATGGGGACATGACagtggtcttcagatacttgagaGGCTGCCgtaaaaaagatgaagaaaaaatgcTCTCTTTggtcacagagggcaggacaacagGCAATAGCTTgaaactacagcagagcagatttagaaaaaatctcaggaaaaacttcctcactGTAAGAACAGGAGGAATATGGAACACAtaactagggaggttgtggaagcacCTTCACTGCAAGGTGtccaaaggaggctggataaCCAGCTGTGTTGGATGGCTTACAAACGACAAATCCTGCATCTCAGCAGGGGACTAGGTTAGATTACGCTGTGCTTTTATGGTTCTGTGATTTAACATCCTCATGTAGACCAGTTCTTAGTCAAACATAAATCTGGGCTTATACAGGGGTAACggtgaaatttaatggtctgtgttatacaagaggtcagactggatgatctaaatgtcccttctggccttaaactctatgactctatcaATAAAAAAGTAGATCAAACATTTATATTTACTCTGTCTCATAACACATGA contains:
- the LOC115648314 gene encoding olfactory receptor 52R1-like; translated protein: MQEFLPCYMLDSNTTNFTNPSTFILLGIPGLEVAQVWISIPFCTMYAIAILGNFTILFIVKRETSPHEPMYYFLCMLAITDLVLSTSTLPKMLSIFWFNSREINFSACLTQMYFIHCFSVMESGIFVAMAWDRYVAICDPLRHSIILTNPMVAKIILVVVLRGSMLVLPYPFLVRQWPYCRTNIISHTYCEHIAVVKLACTNIRISSYYGLFVAYLVTGLDVFFIAVSYIQILRAIFSLPTKDARLKTFGTCSSHICVILIFYIPSLFSFLMHRFGHNLALHLHILIANVYLLVPPMLNPIIYGVRTKQIWNRLLQLFTHTGT